The DNA region GCTTTTAAATCTAAAGATTTAAGATGTCTCATTACAGCTTGTAAATCATCAATATTTTTACCTGTAACTCTTATCTCTTCACCTTGATTCACAGCAGTAACTTTTAGTTTTAATTTTTTAATTTCAGATTGAATAGTTTTTGCTTCATCTTTTTCAATTGTATCAATTATTTTATATGAAACTTTTCTATTTCCTCCACTTGCATCTTCAACTTTTAATTCTTCTAATGAATTTAAAGATATGCCTCTTTTATTCATTTTTGATAATAAAATATCTTTCATAGCATCAATTTTACTATCTGTTGCAGTTAATACTGTTAATATTTTTGCAGTTTGATTTAATTCAATCTCTTTTTTTATTCCTTTAAAATCATATCTATTATCAACTTCTTTTTGAGCTTGAATTACTGCATTTTTCATCTCTTGCATATCAAGCTTTGCAGAAATATCAAAGTGATGTTCTTTTGCTTTTGCCATAATAAATCCTTTAATGTCTTGGTTGAGGAAGAACTAAGTTTAAGAAAATTCCAAGAATTGCACCTAATCCTATTCCAGAAAATTCTACTCCCCAAAATTTAAAAGCCATTCCTCCAATAGAAAATACTAAAATCATGGCAACAATTGTCATATTTCTAGAACAAGATAGATCTACATTTGCTTTTACTAATGTTGAAATACCAATTGAAGCAATAATACCAAATAGCAATAACATAATTCCTCCCATTACAGGAACTGGAATAGTTGCTAAAACACCACCTAGTTTTCCAACAAAAGCTAAAATAATTGCACTAATTGCAGTCCATGTCATAATTGCAGGATTATAAGCTTTTGTGATTGTAACAGCACCTGTTACTTCAGAATATGTTGTATTTGGTGGCCCTCCAAATAATGATGCAACAGAAGTAGCCAATCCATCACCTAAAAGAGTATTTTTTAATCCCGGATTTTTTAAATAATCTTCTTTTACAACTTTAGAAATAGTCAACATATCTCCAATATGTTCAACTGTTGGAGCAATTGCGATTGGCAAAATAAAAATAATTGCTTGCCAATTAAACTCAGGAGCAGTAAAACTTGGAATAGCGAACCAGGCAGCATTTGAAATTGAAGAAAAATCAATAATTCCATAATATAAAGAGACTAAATATCCTATAATAATTCCACCTAAAATAGGAATTAATTTAAAAATACCTTTTGCAAGTAATGAAATTAATACGGTAGAAGTTAAAGATATTAAAGAAATAACAATTGCAATATCATAAGGAACTAATACTGTACCATCATTTGTTTGTCCCATTGCCATATGCACTGCAACTGGAGATAAACTAAGACCAATAGACATAATAACAGGTCCAACTACAATTGGAGGTAATAATTTATGAATAAAATTATCACCTTTTACTCTAATAACTAAACTAATTACAACATATAAAAGTCCTGCTGCAACAAGACCAGACATAGTAGCTGCAATTCCCCATGTTTTTA from Malaciobacter molluscorum LMG 25693 includes:
- a CDS encoding uracil-xanthine permease family protein, with the protein product MGKATDYNFRVKDSLLGVQFLFVAFGALVLVPILTGLDPNVALFTAGIGTLIFQFINRKNVPPIFLASSFAFIAPISMGVKTWGIAATMSGLVAAGLLYVVISLVIRVKGDNFIHKLLPPIVVGPVIMSIGLSLSPVAVHMAMGQTNDGTVLVPYDIAIVISLISLTSTVLISLLAKGIFKLIPILGGIIIGYLVSLYYGIIDFSSISNAAWFAIPSFTAPEFNWQAIIFILPIAIAPTVEHIGDMLTISKVVKEDYLKNPGLKNTLLGDGLATSVASLFGGPPNTTYSEVTGAVTITKAYNPAIMTWTAISAIILAFVGKLGGVLATIPVPVMGGIMLLLFGIIASIGISTLVKANVDLSCSRNMTIVAMILVFSIGGMAFKFWGVEFSGIGLGAILGIFLNLVLPQPRH
- a CDS encoding YajQ family cyclic di-GMP-binding protein, which encodes MAKAKEHHFDISAKLDMQEMKNAVIQAQKEVDNRYDFKGIKKEIELNQTAKILTVLTATDSKIDAMKDILLSKMNKRGISLNSLEELKVEDASGGNRKVSYKIIDTIEKDEAKTIQSEIKKLKLKVTAVNQGEEIRVTGKNIDDLQAVMRHLKSLDLKAPLVFDNFR